A window of the Schlesneria paludicola DSM 18645 genome harbors these coding sequences:
- a CDS encoding SOS response-associated peptidase — MPVCGRINLKLSPTELAEFFSLFREPEWSPRYNLGPMQSILVVRLKPGGVRQMDPLQWGLVPSWARDAASGSIMTLARSDTITEKPAFREAICSRRCLIPAGGFYEWQHISGKTKQPWHIFRRDGRPFAFAGIWETWRRPDGGWLESCAIITTDANPFMSELGDRMPVMLSEPDWDIWLQGQTLRPVVLSELFVPNTVIELDKTPVSTFVNSVKNDSPECIRPVPKPRTLF; from the coding sequence ATGCCGGTGTGCGGACGGATCAATCTGAAATTGTCGCCCACCGAATTGGCTGAGTTCTTCAGTCTGTTTCGTGAGCCCGAATGGTCGCCGCGTTATAACCTCGGGCCGATGCAGTCGATTCTGGTCGTGCGACTGAAGCCCGGTGGAGTTCGGCAAATGGATCCGTTGCAATGGGGGCTGGTTCCAAGTTGGGCACGCGATGCGGCGAGCGGATCGATCATGACGCTGGCACGTAGTGATACGATCACCGAGAAGCCTGCATTTCGCGAGGCGATTTGTTCGCGTCGTTGCTTGATTCCGGCCGGCGGCTTCTATGAATGGCAGCACATTTCCGGGAAGACCAAGCAGCCTTGGCACATCTTTCGGCGCGATGGACGACCATTCGCTTTCGCGGGGATCTGGGAAACCTGGCGGCGACCGGATGGTGGATGGTTGGAATCCTGTGCGATCATCACGACCGACGCGAATCCGTTCATGAGCGAACTCGGTGATCGGATGCCTGTGATGCTTTCCGAACCGGATTGGGACATCTGGCTGCAAGGCCAAACGCTGCGGCCGGTGGTCCTTAGCGAGTTGTTTGTCCCGAACACCGTGATTGAGTTGGACAAGACTCCGGTCAGCACGTTCGTGAACAGCGTCAAGAATGACTCGCCTGAATGCATTCGTCCAGTGCCGAAACCTCGGACACTGTTTTGA
- the dprA gene encoding DNA-processing protein DprA, with the protein MPKELFPDDVVPVVRDAGSVLDVLRLNLVPGLGPRTYQLLLERFGSPSAILAASVSQLQEVQNVGPKLAMSLITHGTEQAARHELDKTRAAGTNLIVRGTPEYPGALDRIPDPPTVLYCKGTLIETDALAVGVVGSRHCTAYGRQQAFRLAQALARAGITVVSGLARGIDAEAHKGALDAGGRTIAVCATGLNTVYPPEHVELADSIAKQGCLLTESPMDQAPKSGLFPQRNRIISGISLGVVLIEAGRSSGALHTARHAMEQNRDVFAMPGRVDSEASLGCLDLIRDGATLIRGVDDVLSALGPLVKPIQRTPTETVRQPAELTLSDQERTILNLVSAEPTAVDEVIRTANIETSRVLSTLTVLEMKRLVRRLAGGFIVRY; encoded by the coding sequence ATGCCCAAAGAACTGTTTCCTGACGACGTTGTCCCAGTCGTTCGTGATGCTGGCAGCGTACTTGACGTGTTGCGACTGAACCTGGTTCCGGGTCTTGGCCCACGAACGTATCAACTGCTGCTCGAACGATTCGGTTCGCCTTCAGCGATCCTGGCCGCATCGGTTTCACAACTTCAGGAAGTCCAGAACGTCGGCCCCAAGCTCGCCATGTCGCTGATCACACATGGAACCGAACAGGCGGCACGCCATGAGTTGGACAAGACGCGCGCGGCCGGTACCAATTTGATCGTCCGAGGAACACCCGAATATCCCGGGGCACTTGATCGCATTCCTGATCCGCCAACAGTGCTTTACTGCAAAGGAACACTGATTGAAACAGATGCGTTAGCGGTCGGTGTGGTCGGATCGCGGCACTGCACGGCCTATGGACGGCAGCAGGCATTCCGACTGGCTCAAGCGCTGGCACGTGCTGGCATCACGGTCGTGAGTGGACTGGCACGTGGAATCGATGCCGAGGCTCACAAAGGCGCGCTCGATGCCGGCGGCAGGACCATTGCCGTTTGTGCCACGGGCTTGAATACGGTCTATCCGCCCGAACATGTCGAACTCGCTGACTCAATCGCCAAGCAGGGTTGCCTGTTGACCGAATCGCCCATGGATCAAGCCCCCAAGTCGGGCCTGTTTCCTCAACGAAATCGAATCATCTCTGGGATCTCGTTGGGGGTTGTCCTCATTGAGGCCGGCCGCAGCAGCGGTGCCTTGCACACGGCCCGACATGCCATGGAACAGAACCGCGATGTCTTCGCGATGCCTGGACGCGTCGACTCCGAGGCCAGTCTTGGGTGCCTGGATCTCATTCGCGATGGTGCGACCCTGATCCGCGGCGTGGACGACGTCCTGAGCGCACTTGGACCACTCGTCAAACCCATACAGCGAACGCCGACCGAAACAGTCCGTCAACCGGCTGAACTGACACTCTCCGACCAGGAACGAACGATTCTGAACCTCGTGTCGGCCGAGCCCACCGCCGTAGACGAAGTGATTCGCACCGCCAACATCGAAACATCACGTGTACTCTCGACGCTGACCGTGCTCGAAATGAAACGTCTGGTCAGACGACTCGCGGGTGGGTTCATCGTGCGCTATTGA
- a CDS encoding dicarboxylate/amino acid:cation symporter → MTNEHRHESSPKGLPLHTKILIGLIVGILAGLIAHSLGSSEKGGTSDGNSNGLADWLDNLIYWVEPVGKIFLRMMFMVVVPMVFSALALAVADIGDVRKLGRMGLRTLGFTAILSSSAVLIGVGLVDLFKPGKYLGETQRQQLLEQYSTGAADKISKAKDAKPLRDTLVDLLPENPLQEMVGAVDGSSKGNGMLAVMVFALICGIAITAKPDGTKSFVGWLEGLYEISMAVIGFAMKLAPYGAGCLVFALAAQLGFDILKTLMLFVITALTGLGLQLFVVYSIVLVVFARMSPWKFFSNASEAILVAFGTSSSSATLPTAMKVANEELKLPQRVSNFVLTVGATGNQNGTALYEGVVVLFLAQVMGVDLTASQQFTVVLMAVLAGVGTAGVPGGSLPLIVVVMQSVGVPGAAIGIILGVDRILDMCRTVVNVTGDLVIAACVARAEPADMLIADAGPSVDVSK, encoded by the coding sequence ATGACCAACGAACACCGTCACGAATCTTCCCCCAAAGGACTGCCACTCCACACCAAGATTCTGATCGGACTGATCGTTGGGATCTTGGCTGGGCTCATTGCGCATTCACTGGGGAGCTCTGAGAAAGGAGGAACGAGCGACGGCAACTCCAATGGATTGGCCGATTGGCTCGACAATCTGATCTATTGGGTCGAGCCCGTCGGAAAGATCTTTCTGCGAATGATGTTCATGGTCGTCGTACCGATGGTGTTTTCCGCACTCGCGCTGGCGGTCGCGGATATCGGCGACGTGCGAAAACTCGGTCGCATGGGCCTGAGGACGCTGGGTTTCACGGCCATACTTTCCAGTTCCGCAGTGCTGATCGGCGTTGGACTCGTTGATCTCTTCAAGCCCGGAAAATATCTCGGCGAAACGCAAAGGCAACAACTGCTCGAGCAATACTCCACCGGCGCCGCCGACAAGATCAGCAAAGCGAAGGATGCAAAACCACTCCGCGACACACTGGTGGACCTGCTGCCTGAAAATCCGTTGCAAGAGATGGTAGGAGCGGTCGACGGCAGCTCCAAAGGCAACGGCATGTTGGCCGTCATGGTGTTCGCATTGATCTGCGGGATTGCGATCACCGCCAAGCCTGATGGAACGAAATCGTTCGTTGGCTGGCTAGAAGGCTTATATGAAATCTCAATGGCCGTCATCGGATTCGCGATGAAACTGGCACCATACGGAGCGGGCTGCCTGGTCTTCGCTCTGGCGGCCCAACTTGGGTTCGACATCCTGAAAACGCTGATGCTGTTTGTCATCACCGCCCTGACCGGCCTTGGCCTTCAGCTATTCGTCGTTTATTCGATCGTCCTGGTGGTCTTCGCGCGGATGTCACCTTGGAAATTCTTCTCGAATGCCTCTGAGGCGATTTTAGTCGCATTTGGGACTTCATCGTCCAGTGCGACGTTACCGACCGCAATGAAGGTTGCCAATGAAGAATTGAAGTTGCCGCAACGCGTGTCCAATTTCGTGTTGACCGTGGGGGCAACCGGAAATCAGAACGGAACCGCGCTTTATGAAGGAGTTGTCGTCCTCTTTCTCGCTCAGGTGATGGGAGTGGATCTGACCGCCAGTCAGCAGTTTACCGTCGTCTTGATGGCTGTGTTGGCCGGTGTGGGTACTGCCGGGGTGCCCGGCGGTTCACTTCCGTTAATCGTGGTCGTCATGCAATCGGTGGGAGTACCTGGAGCCGCGATTGGAATCATTCTGGGTGTCGACCGGATCCTGGACATGTGTCGTACAGTCGTTAACGTCACGGGTGATCTGGTCATTGCCGCATGCGTCGCACGCGCTGAACCGGCTGACATGCTGATCGCCGACGCCGGGCCCTCGGTCGACGTCTCGAAGTAG
- the pdxH gene encoding pyridoxamine 5'-phosphate oxidase, whose product MPEDFVHAEFTLGTLDLADLAADPIEQFSKWYQDVQKAGITEYPAMTLATCSAAGRPAARIVYLRGFDARGFAFYTNYDSRKGEEIGQNPWASLCFYWKELERQIRIEGRVEKVSEQESDDYFAGRPLNNQLGAWASSQSGTLESPAALNARVEEFRQRFAGQPIPRPPHWGGYRVVPDRIEFWQGRPSRLHDRFAYVQSANGDWAVSRLFP is encoded by the coding sequence ATGCCTGAAGACTTTGTCCACGCCGAATTCACCTTGGGAACTCTCGATCTGGCCGACCTGGCGGCCGACCCAATCGAACAGTTTTCCAAGTGGTACCAGGACGTTCAAAAGGCCGGGATTACGGAATACCCGGCAATGACCCTGGCGACATGCTCCGCGGCGGGCCGACCCGCAGCACGAATTGTCTACCTTCGTGGATTCGACGCACGCGGATTCGCGTTCTACACAAATTATGACAGCCGTAAAGGGGAGGAAATTGGCCAGAACCCCTGGGCGTCGTTGTGCTTCTACTGGAAAGAGTTGGAACGACAGATTCGGATTGAAGGTCGCGTCGAGAAGGTATCCGAGCAGGAATCCGACGACTACTTCGCGGGACGCCCATTGAACAACCAATTGGGGGCCTGGGCCTCGTCGCAGAGCGGAACATTGGAATCACCTGCCGCATTGAATGCGCGCGTCGAAGAATTTCGACAACGATTCGCAGGCCAACCCATTCCCCGCCCCCCTCACTGGGGTGGCTATCGCGTCGTCCCTGACAGAATCGAATTCTGGCAGGGGCGCCCCAGTCGATTGCACGATCGATTTGCCTACGTCCAGTCGGCGAATGGAGACTGGGCGGTGAGTCGCCTGTTTCCCTGA
- a CDS encoding Uma2 family endonuclease, giving the protein MPDVAFVSFDRLHQGDARKKSVATWVPDLIIEILSKSNSKKEIDRKLTEYFGAGVLLVWIVGPRKKTIKVYSDVHTATLLNSMIRLTVDGGQILPGFAMSIRHLLAKIE; this is encoded by the coding sequence ATGCCCGATGTTGCCTTCGTTTCGTTCGATCGGCTCCATCAGGGTGACGCGCGTAAGAAAAGCGTGGCGACTTGGGTCCCAGATCTGATCATCGAGATCCTGAGTAAAAGCAATTCGAAGAAGGAAATCGATCGCAAGCTGACGGAATATTTCGGCGCGGGTGTGTTGCTGGTCTGGATCGTTGGCCCTCGTAAAAAAACGATCAAGGTCTACTCCGACGTTCACACGGCAACACTGTTGAATTCGATGATACGGTTGACGGTTGACGGTGGGCAGATCTTGCCGGGCTTTGCGATGTCGATTCGTCACTTGTTGGCGAAGATCGAATAG
- a CDS encoding Uma2 family endonuclease yields the protein MRVLANNEIRCELVDGTLVEKPGGQIGSVLGGWLIHCLWSDLETRNLGRVFGADAPHELKPG from the coding sequence TTGCGAGTCTTAGCGAACAATGAGATTCGCTGTGAACTGGTGGATGGCACGCTCGTGGAGAAGCCCGGGGGACAAATTGGATCTGTTCTCGGTGGATGGTTGATTCATTGTCTCTGGTCGGATCTTGAAACGCGAAATCTGGGGCGGGTCTTCGGAGCCGATGCACCCCATGAACTGAAGCCGGGTTGA
- a CDS encoding coproporphyrinogen-III oxidase family protein, translating to MSAEILAPIEIAPASTEVGSYFISNYPPFSLWNRNDVTEIRNAFASEPDRKVPLGLYLHIPFCRKRCKFCYFRVYTNQNANAITRYVEALAKEVELLGQQPAVPGRELKFVYFGGGTPSYLSSRQLRFLRDELSRSVSWDHAEEVTFECEPGTLSLEKVQTLKDIGITRVSLGVENFNDKILEENGRAHLSPEIMRAYDWLQQVGFPQINIDLIAGMVGETDENWADCIERARAMKPDNLTIYQMELPFNTLISKDMKEHGTASPVANWATKRRWVDEAMNAFMADGYHVSSGNELVKNPKTDHFVYRDNVWRGCDLLAAGVSSFGHFQGVHYQNLDQLEDYLKTVESGELPINRALRPTAHQRLIREMILQMKEGHISAEPFRQKFGVNILDEFSKPLAAQAAKGYLTVNGDEIALTRKGLLQADTLLPEYFEEQHREVRYT from the coding sequence ATGAGTGCTGAAATCCTGGCGCCGATTGAAATTGCTCCTGCATCGACGGAAGTCGGCAGCTACTTTATTTCGAACTATCCTCCGTTCTCGCTCTGGAATCGCAACGACGTGACCGAGATTCGGAATGCGTTCGCATCCGAACCCGATCGAAAAGTCCCCTTGGGGCTCTATCTGCATATCCCGTTCTGCCGCAAACGCTGCAAGTTCTGCTACTTCCGCGTTTACACCAATCAGAACGCCAACGCCATCACTCGCTATGTCGAGGCATTAGCGAAAGAGGTCGAGCTTCTGGGACAGCAACCCGCCGTTCCGGGACGTGAACTGAAGTTCGTCTACTTTGGTGGAGGGACGCCGTCATACCTGAGCTCGCGTCAATTGCGGTTCTTACGAGACGAACTGAGTCGATCGGTCTCTTGGGATCATGCGGAAGAAGTCACGTTTGAGTGTGAGCCGGGGACGCTTAGTCTGGAAAAAGTCCAGACGCTGAAGGACATTGGAATCACGCGTGTCTCGTTGGGGGTGGAAAACTTCAACGACAAGATCCTGGAAGAAAATGGCAGGGCCCATTTGTCGCCCGAGATCATGCGTGCGTATGACTGGCTGCAACAGGTTGGATTTCCCCAGATCAACATCGACCTCATCGCCGGAATGGTTGGTGAGACGGACGAAAACTGGGCCGACTGCATCGAGCGTGCGCGGGCGATGAAGCCCGACAATCTGACGATCTATCAGATGGAATTGCCGTTCAACACGCTGATCTCGAAGGACATGAAAGAACACGGAACCGCTTCGCCGGTGGCCAATTGGGCGACAAAACGCCGCTGGGTCGACGAAGCGATGAATGCCTTTATGGCCGACGGCTATCACGTTTCGAGCGGAAATGAACTCGTTAAGAATCCGAAAACAGATCACTTTGTCTATCGGGACAACGTCTGGCGTGGTTGCGACCTTCTCGCGGCGGGGGTCTCGTCATTCGGGCACTTCCAAGGCGTGCATTATCAGAATCTCGACCAGCTCGAAGACTATTTGAAGACGGTCGAGTCCGGCGAACTGCCGATCAATCGCGCATTGCGGCCGACGGCCCATCAACGGTTGATTCGTGAGATGATTCTGCAGATGAAGGAAGGTCATATTTCGGCAGAGCCGTTTCGCCAAAAGTTTGGTGTGAACATTCTTGACGAGTTCTCGAAGCCATTGGCGGCGCAAGCGGCCAAGGGATACTTGACCGTCAACGGCGATGAAATTGCCCTGACGCGAAAAGGCCTGCTGCAGGCCGACACGCTGCTGCCAGAATACTTTGAAGAGCAGCATCGTGAAGTGCGGTATACTTGA
- a CDS encoding ArnT family glycosyltransferase, which produces MSSPRRCLFLLIAVSLVVRLAWAATLETGQDEAYHFLYTVHPDWSYFDHPPMLRYVAQAGISTFGGWLHPLSLRFGFVLMFGGATWIMFTWTARWFGEWAGFYAALALNLSAYYTAAAGAFVLPDGPLLFFALLTMWRLSEALVASPGRLVPWLWVGLACAGAMLSKYHAVFLPLGALVYILVTPSARRNLLTPGPYFAADIGLLGLVPVLIWNAQHDWASFGFQTGRAVGGRLQIGGLAVMLFGPMALLLPWIWYSLIAALIGRLRSFRTITGIERLLICQALVPLVLFGVVSCTRPILPHWPLIGFLPLFPMLGADWAARSVREPIVVRRWLNFMTASVLLIAGAFVVQARFGLIQFPFRDPCIEISGWDSVGRELQERGLIDRPNTFLFTSHWFDSGQVAFAVRNRIPVTCYRQGDARGFAYWSRPEDWVGHDGILIDTDLRDDVNTIYAPYFREVDELPSIEMTRGGRPFRTVRLYLFRDQQRPFPFAYERTPK; this is translated from the coding sequence ATGAGCAGTCCACGACGTTGCCTGTTCTTATTGATCGCCGTTTCGCTGGTGGTCCGACTTGCGTGGGCGGCGACTCTCGAGACCGGACAGGACGAGGCGTACCATTTTCTGTACACCGTTCATCCTGACTGGAGCTACTTCGATCATCCGCCGATGCTGCGCTATGTTGCTCAAGCGGGGATTTCGACATTCGGTGGATGGTTGCATCCATTGTCGTTGCGTTTCGGTTTTGTGCTGATGTTCGGGGGGGCCACATGGATCATGTTCACGTGGACGGCTCGCTGGTTCGGCGAGTGGGCAGGATTCTATGCCGCGCTCGCACTGAATCTGAGCGCCTACTACACCGCGGCCGCGGGGGCATTCGTCCTGCCCGATGGTCCGCTGCTGTTCTTTGCGCTCCTTACGATGTGGCGGCTTAGTGAGGCGCTTGTCGCGTCGCCGGGACGCCTTGTACCATGGCTCTGGGTTGGTCTGGCGTGTGCGGGTGCGATGCTCAGCAAGTACCATGCGGTATTCCTGCCGTTGGGGGCACTGGTCTACATTCTTGTGACACCCTCCGCACGTCGAAACCTTTTGACGCCGGGGCCCTATTTCGCGGCGGACATCGGGTTGTTGGGACTGGTTCCCGTCTTGATCTGGAATGCACAACACGACTGGGCTTCGTTTGGATTTCAGACCGGCCGCGCCGTTGGTGGACGGCTCCAAATTGGTGGACTGGCCGTGATGCTGTTTGGTCCGATGGCGTTGCTGTTGCCGTGGATCTGGTATTCCCTCATCGCGGCGTTGATCGGTCGCCTCCGGTCGTTTCGTACCATTACTGGCATCGAACGATTGCTGATCTGTCAGGCTCTCGTTCCTCTCGTACTCTTTGGTGTCGTGTCCTGTACGCGACCGATTCTGCCGCATTGGCCACTGATCGGCTTTCTTCCCCTATTTCCCATGCTGGGTGCCGACTGGGCCGCGCGATCGGTTCGCGAGCCGATCGTCGTCCGACGATGGCTGAACTTCATGACGGCATCCGTGCTGCTCATCGCAGGGGCGTTTGTCGTGCAAGCACGGTTCGGGCTGATCCAATTTCCGTTCCGTGATCCGTGCATTGAAATCAGCGGATGGGACTCCGTGGGGCGAGAATTGCAGGAGCGTGGCCTGATCGATCGGCCAAATACGTTTCTCTTCACGAGTCATTGGTTCGACAGCGGGCAAGTGGCGTTTGCCGTCCGCAATCGCATCCCGGTCACCTGCTATCGTCAAGGGGATGCGAGAGGCTTCGCCTATTGGAGTCGGCCGGAAGACTGGGTCGGTCACGACGGGATCCTGATCGACACCGACCTTCGTGATGATGTGAATACAATTTATGCTCCTTATTTCCGTGAAGTGGACGAATTGCCTTCGATCGAGATGACTCGTGGGGGCCGACCGTTTCGAACGGTACGCCTGTACTTGTTCCGTGACCAGCAGCGGCCGTTTCCGTTTGCTTACGAACGCACGCCGAAATAG
- the hisN gene encoding histidinol-phosphatase, with protein MTRPAAATEPSPEDLASRLEFALRVAEEAQGLILSYYQSADLVVERKRDATPVTEADKQTEVLIRDRLAVAFPDDAILGEEFPGKDGTTGFRWILDPIDGTKSFVHGVPLFGTLIGIEYGTKCVVGVCRFPALNEVVYAAKGTGAWWKIGDEEPRPARVSGVTELADATFCTTNPSRWYNIGRRDTYETLIGSVQLARGWGDCFGHILVATGRAELMVDPSLNAWDAAALVPILEEAGGHFVDWTGEATIYGGSGLSVVPGLKDTVLSLLKKKYVIDGDNFSTLEEFYDEISRVLIPGVEWGRNLSALNDLLRGGFGTPAGGFQLEWKNATISRQRLGYPETIRQLEQHLERCHPSNKASVEYDLDVARAHRGSTVYDWLMDLFREHGEGGSEAGSGVELVVD; from the coding sequence GTGACCCGTCCCGCTGCAGCAACTGAGCCGTCTCCTGAAGATCTCGCGTCGCGCCTTGAATTCGCCCTGAGAGTGGCGGAAGAGGCTCAGGGACTCATTCTGAGTTACTACCAATCTGCCGATCTCGTCGTTGAGCGGAAACGAGATGCAACTCCCGTGACTGAAGCCGACAAGCAGACCGAAGTTTTGATTCGTGATCGGCTTGCCGTTGCATTTCCGGACGATGCGATTCTCGGGGAAGAGTTCCCCGGTAAGGATGGAACGACCGGATTTCGCTGGATTCTTGATCCGATCGACGGCACGAAGTCCTTTGTGCATGGGGTCCCCTTGTTCGGGACATTGATCGGTATCGAGTACGGGACGAAATGTGTCGTCGGTGTCTGTCGATTCCCGGCGCTCAACGAAGTCGTCTATGCGGCAAAGGGCACGGGAGCCTGGTGGAAGATTGGCGACGAGGAACCACGTCCGGCTCGTGTCAGCGGCGTGACGGAACTTGCCGACGCCACCTTCTGCACGACGAACCCCTCGCGATGGTACAACATCGGTCGTCGCGACACGTACGAAACGTTGATTGGATCGGTTCAATTGGCGCGTGGCTGGGGTGATTGCTTCGGGCATATCCTGGTGGCCACGGGGCGCGCTGAACTCATGGTCGATCCTTCACTGAATGCCTGGGATGCTGCCGCTTTGGTTCCGATTCTGGAGGAAGCAGGCGGGCACTTTGTGGATTGGACAGGCGAAGCGACGATCTACGGCGGTAGCGGATTGTCCGTTGTCCCCGGGCTGAAGGACACGGTCCTAAGCCTCTTAAAAAAAAAGTATGTGATTGACGGGGACAATTTCAGCACGCTCGAAGAATTCTACGACGAAATCAGTCGCGTGCTGATTCCCGGGGTCGAGTGGGGGCGGAATCTCAGCGCCCTCAATGATCTGCTGCGCGGTGGCTTTGGTACTCCGGCAGGTGGATTTCAATTGGAGTGGAAGAACGCCACCATCTCGCGCCAGCGACTTGGGTACCCGGAAACGATTCGGCAATTGGAGCAACATTTGGAGCGGTGTCATCCCTCCAACAAGGCTTCCGTGGAATATGATTTGGACGTTGCCAGGGCGCATCGTGGCTCAACAGTCTATGACTGGTTGATGGATCTCTTCCGCGAACATGGCGAGGGTGGCTCCGAGGCGGGTAGTGGAGTCGAATTGGTCGTGGACTGA
- a CDS encoding DUF1559 family PulG-like putative transporter, with translation MTKTRNRQRHHKGFTLIELLVVIAIIAVLIALLLPAVQQAREAARRTQCRNNLKQLGLAYYNYESTYNTFPMEKIDFTGATPPINFQQNCNQMVLPYLDQVPLYNQFSFNTIWSDPSQYTLTSTNLTVFQCPSAPSKESRTKPSSVTPAVENPTGYPYPTAVGGYGVCDYMALSGARASIWGATGNTIPTTALSPVLTLPGNAPSTKENRFTSVMHSTMSRTIANVTDGLSNTMMIAEAAGRPAIYQTRKRIVAPNVVTKDGWGWADPGFSGAIDGSTDDGVTINNAKKGNAPLTNATACPTGACVGTCFVNCVNDSELYSFHIGGVQVLMGDGSVRFVSENIGAMVLAAIVTGDAGDQVGEF, from the coding sequence ATGACGAAAACGCGAAACCGGCAACGCCACCACAAAGGGTTCACACTGATCGAGCTACTGGTCGTGATCGCGATTATCGCCGTGTTGATCGCGCTGCTTTTGCCTGCCGTCCAGCAGGCCCGCGAAGCCGCTCGCCGAACCCAATGTCGCAACAACCTCAAACAGCTTGGTCTGGCGTACTACAACTACGAATCGACCTACAACACCTTCCCGATGGAGAAAATTGATTTCACCGGGGCCACCCCGCCAATCAACTTTCAGCAAAACTGCAATCAAATGGTCCTGCCGTACCTGGATCAGGTACCGCTGTATAACCAGTTTAGCTTCAACACGATTTGGTCCGATCCGTCGCAATACACTCTGACCTCAACCAACCTGACCGTTTTCCAATGTCCGTCGGCTCCGTCGAAGGAATCCCGAACAAAACCCAGCAGCGTGACGCCTGCTGTTGAAAATCCGACGGGATATCCTTACCCGACTGCCGTGGGTGGATATGGTGTTTGCGATTACATGGCTCTCAGTGGTGCCCGTGCGAGTATCTGGGGTGCCACCGGCAATACGATCCCGACGACCGCTCTCTCGCCCGTTTTGACGCTGCCAGGAAATGCCCCCAGCACGAAAGAAAACCGCTTTACGAGCGTCATGCACAGCACCATGTCACGGACAATCGCCAACGTCACCGACGGATTGTCAAACACCATGATGATCGCGGAAGCTGCCGGTCGCCCTGCGATTTATCAAACACGAAAACGCATTGTGGCTCCCAATGTCGTGACCAAAGACGGATGGGGCTGGGCAGATCCCGGCTTCTCGGGTGCCATCGACGGCAGCACCGACGACGGTGTCACGATCAACAACGCCAAGAAGGGCAACGCACCCTTGACCAATGCGACCGCTTGTCCCACGGGTGCTTGCGTCGGAACGTGCTTTGTGAATTGCGTAAATGACAGCGAACTGTACTCGTTCCATATCGGCGGCGTTCAAGTCTTGATGGGTGACGGTTCGGTTCGATTCGTCAGCGAGAACATCGGTGCCATGGTTTTGGCGGCCATCGTCACGGGTGACGCAGGCGATCAAGTTGGCGAGTTCTAA
- a CDS encoding cysteine hydrolase family protein yields the protein MNRALLVIDVQNEYFTGALPITHPTGHLEQILGVMDAAAKKSLPTVVIRHHQLDSDSPIFRKGSTEWELHPEVEKRRYDLLIDKTLPGSFTLTGLEEWLKSSGIGTLTICGYMTHICCDTTARQAMHRGYNVEFLSDATGTLPVANSAGAVTAEELHRSILCAQQMMISEVLDSKAWIERI from the coding sequence ATGAATCGTGCCTTGCTGGTCATTGATGTGCAGAATGAGTACTTCACCGGCGCACTGCCAATCACGCACCCTACCGGTCACCTAGAACAGATTCTTGGCGTAATGGATGCTGCGGCCAAGAAGAGCCTGCCGACCGTCGTGATCCGACACCATCAATTGGATAGTGACTCGCCGATCTTCCGGAAGGGATCGACAGAGTGGGAACTGCACCCCGAAGTTGAGAAGCGACGCTACGATCTGTTGATCGACAAGACGTTGCCTGGCAGCTTCACGCTGACGGGCCTGGAAGAATGGCTGAAATCGTCAGGAATCGGCACGCTGACGATTTGCGGTTACATGACGCACATTTGCTGTGATACGACAGCTCGTCAGGCGATGCATCGGGGATACAACGTTGAATTTCTCTCCGACGCGACGGGGACATTGCCTGTTGCGAATTCGGCCGGAGCTGTCACGGCGGAAGAGCTGCATCGATCGATTCTGTGTGCTCAGCAGATGATGATCAGCGAGGTTCTCGATTCCAAGGCCTGGATCGAGCGCATCTAG